In a genomic window of Alcanivorax sp.:
- a CDS encoding YdcF family protein, producing the protein MALTYLVLLVLVGGTLPAVVRSLLPPLPRRNTGITPQAVVVLGAGRRQRDGQFSLTTRGLRRLQLAAELAHEHGLPLVVSGGISGTPHGDNEPSEAQLMAELVRRRWPTMVVLEEGESRNTWENAVYSGELLGQRGIDEIILVSDRAHLPRALLCFQSQGVLAQAAWRKRLPKQEWVPSAGALSMVPEIWYEWLALVWYHLRYL; encoded by the coding sequence ATGGCGTTGACCTACCTGGTGCTGCTGGTGCTGGTAGGGGGAACCCTGCCGGCAGTGGTCCGCAGCCTGTTGCCGCCCCTGCCGCGACGCAATACCGGTATTACTCCCCAGGCGGTGGTGGTGCTGGGTGCCGGGCGGAGACAGCGTGATGGTCAGTTTTCCCTGACCACCCGTGGCCTGCGGCGGTTGCAGCTGGCGGCGGAACTGGCCCATGAGCATGGTTTGCCGTTGGTGGTCAGTGGTGGCATCAGCGGAACGCCCCATGGCGACAACGAACCCAGCGAAGCCCAATTGATGGCCGAGCTGGTGCGCCGCCGCTGGCCGACCATGGTGGTGCTGGAGGAAGGGGAAAGCCGTAATACCTGGGAAAATGCGGTGTACAGCGGCGAGCTGCTGGGTCAGCGCGGCATCGACGAGATTATTCTGGTCAGTGATCGGGCCCATCTGCCCCGGGCCCTGCTGTGTTTTCAGAGCCAGGGGGTGCTGGCCCAGGCGGCCTGGCGCAAGCGGCTGCCAAAGCAGGAATGGGTGCCCTCCGCCGGGGCGTTATCCATGGTGCCGGAGATCTGGTACGAGTGGCTGGCGCTGGTGTGGTATCACTTGCGGTATCTCTAA
- the sulP gene encoding sulfate permease has protein sequence MADAGRRFRWLPASDWLATYNREQAAGDMLAAIIVTILLVPQGLAYAMLAGMPPQTGLYASILPLVLYALFGTSRTLSVGPAALTSLITASAAGTLAQGDPQLFIQAAIGMGLLSGLFLVAMAILRLGWLTNLLSHPVITGFISGCAILIAASQLKHLLRIDASGEELLSLAQTLGQHLPQTHWLTLGISLIAIVCLLIPKYLAAPLKGTRLPGWLVAFISKCGPILAVLVTTLLTVSLSLDSRGLAVVGAIPAGLPHFTLPGLGREHWQNLITPAALLALIGFVESISLAQALAAKRRERVDANRELMGLGLANIGSGLSGAFAVTGSFSRTTVNYEAGARTPMAGLLTGIGIALVALFFTGWFQFLPLASLAAIIVVGILPLINLAELKHLWAFSRPDALAMAATLAGVLLINVQSGLLLGVVLSVALFLWRTSQPHVAELGRIPGTHHFRNMDRHSVQLTESVLSIRVDESLYFGNARTLEDRIYDEAQAHPQIQHVVLHCSGINHLDASAVESLESLNERLRDAGVTLNLSNVKGPVMDVLIKTDFQKVLTGRVYLSHYQAMEILAPESLQEEESDA, from the coding sequence GTGGCAGATGCCGGCCGCCGGTTCCGCTGGCTGCCGGCCAGTGACTGGCTCGCCACCTACAACCGCGAGCAGGCGGCCGGCGATATGCTGGCCGCCATCATTGTCACCATCTTGCTGGTCCCCCAGGGGCTGGCCTACGCCATGCTCGCCGGCATGCCGCCGCAAACCGGCCTTTATGCCAGCATCCTGCCACTGGTTCTCTACGCCCTGTTCGGTACCAGCCGCACCCTGTCCGTAGGCCCCGCCGCCCTCACATCCCTGATTACCGCCTCCGCCGCCGGCACCCTGGCCCAGGGCGACCCGCAACTGTTTATCCAGGCGGCCATCGGCATGGGGCTGCTGTCCGGGCTGTTTCTGGTGGCCATGGCCATATTGCGGCTGGGCTGGCTCACCAACCTGCTCAGCCACCCTGTGATTACCGGTTTCATCAGCGGCTGCGCCATTCTCATCGCTGCCAGCCAGCTCAAGCACCTGTTGCGCATCGATGCCTCCGGGGAGGAGCTGTTGAGCCTGGCGCAGACACTGGGACAACACCTGCCGCAGACTCACTGGCTGACACTGGGCATCAGCCTGATCGCCATTGTCTGCCTGCTGATCCCGAAATATCTGGCCGCACCCCTCAAGGGCACCCGACTGCCCGGCTGGCTGGTGGCCTTTATCAGCAAGTGCGGGCCGATTCTGGCTGTGCTAGTCACTACCCTGCTCACCGTATCCCTGTCGCTGGATAGTCGTGGCCTTGCCGTGGTCGGGGCGATCCCCGCAGGGCTGCCCCATTTCACCCTGCCCGGGCTTGGCCGCGAACACTGGCAAAACCTGATTACCCCGGCAGCGCTACTGGCATTGATCGGTTTTGTGGAATCCATTTCCCTGGCCCAGGCCCTGGCCGCCAAACGTCGCGAGCGGGTGGATGCCAACCGGGAACTGATGGGGCTGGGGCTGGCCAACATCGGCAGCGGCCTGTCCGGCGCGTTCGCCGTGACCGGCAGCTTTTCTCGCACCACAGTGAATTACGAAGCCGGGGCGCGCACGCCCATGGCCGGCCTGCTGACCGGTATCGGCATCGCGCTGGTGGCGCTGTTTTTCACCGGCTGGTTCCAATTCCTGCCACTGGCATCCCTGGCCGCCATCATCGTGGTCGGCATCCTGCCACTGATCAATCTGGCGGAACTGAAACACCTGTGGGCATTCAGCCGCCCGGATGCCCTGGCCATGGCGGCCACTCTCGCCGGAGTGCTGCTGATCAATGTACAGAGTGGGTTATTGCTGGGGGTGGTGCTATCCGTGGCCCTGTTCCTGTGGCGCACCAGTCAGCCCCACGTGGCCGAACTGGGCCGGATTCCCGGCACCCATCATTTTCGCAACATGGACCGTCATAGCGTTCAGCTCACCGAGTCGGTGCTGTCCATCCGGGTGGACGAATCGCTCTATTTCGGCAATGCCCGCACCCTGGAAGACCGCATCTACGACGAGGCCCAGGCCCATCCGCAAATCCAGCATGTGGTGCTGCACTGTTCCGGCATCAACCACCTGGATGCCAGCGCCGTGGAAAGTCTGGAAAGCCTGAACGAACGATTGAGAGACGCCGGTGTGACCCTGAACCTGTCCAATGTGAAGGGGCCGGTGATGGACGTGCTGATAAAGACCGACTTTCAGAAGGTGCTCACCGGCAGGGTGTATCTGAGCCATTACCAGGCCATGGAAATTCTGGCGCCGGAAAGTTTGCAGGAGGAAGAATCAGACGCCTGA
- a CDS encoding TIGR01244 family sulfur transferase, with the protein MATINRLTESLSVAPQLLPEDMAELAKAGFKTVINNRPDGESEDQPSSAELAAAAEAAGLEYAHQPVVGNNITDVDIDGFDAIVSLAEQPVLAFCRTGTRCTTLWALTQADEQDNASILATAEQAGYDLSQLAGRLDQRRGQ; encoded by the coding sequence ATGGCTACCATCAATCGCCTTACCGAAAGTCTGTCAGTGGCCCCGCAACTGCTCCCTGAAGACATGGCCGAACTGGCCAAAGCCGGGTTCAAGACCGTCATCAACAACCGCCCCGATGGCGAAAGCGAAGACCAGCCCTCCAGCGCCGAGCTGGCCGCCGCCGCTGAGGCCGCCGGTCTCGAGTATGCCCACCAACCGGTAGTCGGCAATAACATCACCGATGTGGACATCGACGGTTTTGACGCCATCGTTTCCCTGGCAGAGCAACCGGTGCTGGCCTTCTGCCGCACCGGCACCCGCTGTACCACCCTGTGGGCCCTGACCCAGGCCGACGAACAGGACAACGCCAGTATCCTGGCCACCGCTGAACAGGCCGGCTATGACCTGAGCCAGCTTGCCGGCCGGCTTGACCAGCGTCGGGGCCAGTAG
- the sulP gene encoding sulfate permease, whose amino-acid sequence MKLPAWLGAAQWLPHYNRDTAARDGVAAVIVTIMLIPQSLAYAMLAGLPPEVGLYASILPLVAYALLGSSRTLAVGPVAVASLMTVAAASQVASAGSQQYLAATIILAFLSGIILLVMALLRLGWIANLLSHPVVSGFITASGLLIAASQLKHLLGIPLSGHNLIEIGQSLAQHFPDTHWPTVILGTLVTVFLFWVRKALKPLLQKLHFNAFWSDLVSKAGPVIAVLASTLAVAMLDLDSGGMAIVGHIPEGLPSLSLPIFDAGLWQALWLPALLISLIGFVESISVAQTLAAKRRQRINANQELMGLGGANLASAFSGGFPVTGGFSRSVVNFDAGARTPMAGVFTAIGIALTALFLTGAFTYLPKATLAATIVVAVLSLVDLPAIKHTWHFSRLDFIAMAITMVGVLGWGVEAGVLAGVITSLALYLWRTNQPHVAEVGLLPGTEHFRNVQRHRVRVSPRVLSMRIDESLYFANARGLEDRIYDAALLRPQTEHVVLMGTAINHLDASAVDSLLSLNQRLDDAGIKLHLSEIKGPVMDQLQNTTLPASLTGQIFLTQYQAIRTLAPESIEENPAPPCSPV is encoded by the coding sequence ATGAAACTGCCCGCCTGGTTGGGCGCCGCCCAGTGGCTGCCCCACTACAACCGCGACACCGCTGCCCGGGATGGCGTGGCAGCGGTGATCGTCACCATCATGCTGATTCCCCAGAGCCTGGCCTACGCCATGCTCGCTGGGCTGCCACCCGAAGTGGGCCTGTACGCCAGTATTCTGCCACTGGTGGCCTATGCGCTGCTGGGCTCCAGTCGTACTCTGGCGGTGGGCCCGGTGGCAGTGGCCTCACTGATGACCGTTGCTGCGGCCAGCCAGGTGGCCTCGGCTGGCAGCCAGCAATACCTGGCGGCCACCATCATCCTGGCCTTTCTGTCCGGTATCATTCTGCTGGTGATGGCGCTGCTGAGACTGGGCTGGATTGCCAACCTGCTATCACACCCGGTGGTCAGCGGCTTTATCACTGCCTCCGGCCTGCTGATTGCTGCCAGCCAGCTCAAGCACCTGCTGGGCATCCCTCTCTCGGGCCATAACCTGATCGAGATTGGCCAGTCCCTGGCACAGCATTTTCCTGACACCCACTGGCCCACTGTGATACTCGGCACGCTGGTCACGGTGTTTTTATTCTGGGTGCGCAAGGCGCTCAAACCCCTGCTGCAGAAACTTCACTTCAATGCCTTCTGGTCCGATCTGGTCAGTAAGGCAGGGCCCGTAATCGCCGTACTGGCCTCCACCCTGGCCGTGGCAATGCTGGACCTGGACAGCGGCGGCATGGCCATTGTCGGCCACATTCCCGAAGGCCTGCCATCGCTGTCGCTCCCGATCTTTGACGCCGGACTCTGGCAGGCACTATGGCTGCCTGCCCTGCTGATCAGCCTGATCGGCTTTGTGGAATCCATTTCGGTGGCCCAGACCCTGGCAGCCAAACGGCGCCAACGGATCAACGCCAATCAGGAACTGATGGGGCTGGGTGGCGCCAATCTGGCCAGTGCCTTCAGCGGCGGCTTCCCGGTGACCGGGGGCTTCTCTCGCTCCGTGGTGAACTTCGATGCCGGGGCCCGCACGCCCATGGCTGGTGTATTCACCGCCATCGGCATTGCCCTCACCGCCCTGTTCCTGACCGGCGCCTTCACCTATCTGCCCAAAGCCACCCTGGCCGCCACCATCGTGGTGGCAGTGCTGTCTCTGGTAGACCTGCCGGCCATCAAACACACCTGGCATTTCTCCCGGCTGGACTTCATTGCCATGGCCATCACCATGGTGGGGGTACTGGGATGGGGGGTGGAAGCCGGGGTGCTGGCCGGGGTAATCACCTCCCTGGCCCTGTATCTGTGGCGAACCAATCAGCCCCATGTGGCCGAAGTGGGGCTGCTGCCCGGCACCGAGCATTTCCGGAACGTGCAGCGACACCGGGTGCGCGTTTCTCCCCGGGTACTGAGCATGCGCATCGATGAATCCCTGTATTTTGCCAATGCCCGGGGCCTGGAAGACCGGATCTACGATGCTGCCCTGCTGCGTCCGCAAACAGAACACGTGGTGCTGATGGGCACCGCCATCAATCACCTGGATGCCAGTGCCGTGGACAGTTTGTTGAGCCTGAACCAGCGTCTGGATGATGCCGGCATCAAGCTGCATCTTTCCGAAATCAAGGGGCCGGTCATGGACCAGCTGCAGAACACCACCCTGCCAGCATCACTGACTGGCCAGATCTTTCTCACCCAGTATCAGGCCATACGCACTCTGGCCCCGGAAAGCATCGAGGAAAATCCCGCTCCCCCTTGCAGCCCTGTCTGA